Part of the Vigna unguiculata cultivar IT97K-499-35 chromosome 3, ASM411807v1, whole genome shotgun sequence genome, tatatttttatactcatactcatacttatttttttactgtttcaaatatcaattaaatgatttttataaaatttttaaaaattacaccAAATGAAatatgatactatcaaaatgtatatgtattatatattataggcgtaaatatattgtatgtatgtatgtatttatttatttttgtatgtatGACAACGGGGCGAGTACGAGTATCATAATCTCATCTCAATCCCCATAATAAACATTCATCCTTATCTCCATCCTCAAACACAGCGAATGTACAACTTTTGACACATCGTCTTCCCCACCGAGTAACCGATATATTCTTATACTCGtaccattttttttactcttcCAAATATCagttaaatagtttttataaaaaaatttaaaaatcacacaaaagaaaccttgatactatcaaaatattaagaaaaatattatagtaatataaatctcaaattaaagtatcaaataacaactacacaaaattcaaataattatataaaaactaaacaatttcacattactaaaattttataatagctaaaatatttattaattttacaaatgatcagtggtttgtATGGCTCCGAACACGCAACAGTGTCGATCTCTGTCATTGACGTATGGCTTCGAACACGCAGCAGCAGCCTAGTTTCGCATCTGTGGCACGTGGTGGTGTGACGTCGCGCTGGCTCCCGGTCTGGTTGCATTTTGGGGGAGTTACGCAAAGGAGAAAAAACCAGTTCACGATTTGGGTTCACACAAATAACATGAACAGTGCAAGGTTCACGAATTTGGAACCCTAAATAAGGTCTATGGCCTCAGTTccattaataaccgaggcataaagtcgTATAGGCCTCGGTCATATTCCACCTGAGGCCAAAGTTTCTACTGTcagtggcaattttgaaattttggggaACACTATCGAGTTGTAGGCCTCAGTTGAATGATAAATGAAGCATAAAAGCCCTTATAGGCTTTGGTTGGATAAGAACCCGAGgcaaaaaagtttgaaaattttaaaaaatgtcaccgcatccttataggcttcggttccacAGTAActgaggcctataaggcgagttaaaacgcaattctgcactagtggtgagaagttaatatctggcCATCAATACTGTTCTTGTGTAATTAGcaaattattttcttccaagtaataaccCAACTCTATTTTCATAAGTgtagttttgaattttttttcttttttgccataaaatctaaaaattcattagcatcatcattaacaaaaagaagaactACAAATTAAGAGTCAAATATCcacatgaatatatatatatatatatatatatatatatatatatatatatatatatatatatatatatatatagattatctaataaattatagatattttagtaatttaaacgGACACGGATATTTGGACGGGAATATATATTCAcatgaatatatatacataatatatatatatatatatatatatatatatatatatatatatatatatattttagattatctaataaattatagatattttagtaatttaaacgGAAACGGGTATTTGGACGGGAATATGTATATTCTCATGTACATCTCTAGTTGAAAACTTCGGATATTACTTCAtgtctattttatttacaaCACACAGTACAAATAGTAATTGATGTGATTTgtacataaataaaacattatgatacttgaatttctatttgaattttctatttgCTTTAGTtgaatatcttattttattcgattttttgaattgtttattttacaaTAGTCGATGATAGTCACAATAGAAATTTCAACGAACTTAGTCAATGAGctataatgagttataaagatctatctatagataaaaaatacacaaataagaaatatcattttatgtaattttatgtaCAGTAGTGGGGAATTATgggacaaaaaataaattcgCTTGGTTTCAGACTCATACCCAATCAATGCGGAGATTTTCTATCAAAACCTACAGGtacaagtttatttgtcatctctattcCTTTCATCATTATGTGCTCGGTTAAATCTCTTAGATTATTTTAGAGTATGTATAgtgaaattttgattttttttttattcacttttaatttaCCACTTCAACCActcttcaattattttttattttttttttttgtgatgtaATGTAATGTAATGATCTAAAGATCGATTGGattagtaaattaaaaattagtcaAAATGAACATTAAGAGGAGATAGACATTAAAACTCCTCAACAAGAATAAATAAGAGTCAACTTATTAGACTATCTTCTACTCAAAACTTTAATGCTAATTATTCGTGGGGAGTTTTCTTTTGACtataaatgaaaaagttgaagaataaacaacaacaaaaaaactcaaaaacacATGAGTTGAATCTGTACTCCGGagtaaaatttaacatatacaacttataacaaaataaatattagaaattcaAAATAAGTAATCAATTTCTTTAAGATTGTAAGATTTTGAATCTGATGATTAATCTATTTCATGTCTCTCctcataaaatttaataatcttaacgactatgattaatataatattaaaaaaaacaaaaaaaaacaaatatatatatatataatggaagTTTTTTCCACcacaacttttttaaaaacataaatataatcaaACTCAGCCATTTACAATAAACATTCACTTCAGTATggatttatgaaattttaaaatttatattacaatataaaatattaaaagtcatataattataatatatataaatcctATAAACgttaagaatttataaaaattatgaaaatatgaaaaaatctACTAGGAAAAATTTCATAAGGAAAGAccacaaatataattaagttaaaaatatgtacaaattatattactaaataataacatttagtttataaaaagcTGTTCAAGAATTTGCTTATTAGGGACTCTAACCACTATTAAAATATAACAGGAGTTAAATTTTTACGAAAATAAACACTCCAATCTAAAATATACTCTATTGATTAATAATCACAATAAACTATTTCGTGTTCATTTAAATTATAGCATTTCTCGTCTTTTCGAATGAACTCAAAGCATTCGACCAAAAGGATAGTCTTCCCGTGTTCCATATACACTAACTTTGGTTTTCAAACCCGTAACTGCAAGCCTCACAAATATCAGTTTCCAATACTCTTCATTTGACATGCTACGTTGAAAGCATCacaatatatgaattaaaattcaTACAATCAACGCATACAATAGATAAGGGAAAATCTGTGGAAAGAAATATCAGCCTCAAAATTGGTtacctaacaaaattttaagCTCTTCATTTGTCTGTTGAACAAAATATGGTGAATGCAGATTAGTAAAACCAAGCATCAATAGAAAAAAGGCTATGAAATACAAGGGTAACACCCCTTTTCCTCTAAAAGACTAACTCATGAGGTTTCACACCATCCTTCAGGGAAAACCTGGCACCCAGATAAGCATTCAAGTTCGGGACACTCTCTATGGCTTTTATCAATGCAGAGTCCACAGTTTTCTGGTCATCTTTCTTCTGCTGGGGCAACACACTCTTTTCCTGCGATAATGTAAAAAATGTATAGATCAATACACAGAAGCAAATGAGAAAAACACAGTAAgcaacaaaataagaaaatttgcaGTCCCACCTCCTTTTCTGCCTCGAAAAACTCTCCCtctcccttcttcttctttttgctgGACTCCTTTGAAAAGTATTTGTCATCAAATTTGTCCACGTTAACAGCAGAAACATCTACTTTGGTGGACGTGGCAATAACATATGACTGGTTCACTCGTCTCAATGGAACTCCGTTGATCTTGAAAGGACCTAAACAACAAGTGATAAACATAAGCCAGACCAGAAATGGTGGGGAACATAGTACATTCAAAAGAGCCCGAGTCAAAATGCTATTCAAATTTCAGATCAATGGATACCAAAATCCAATGTCCAACTAAAAACTAAACCAATTTTCCTGAACAAAAGCAACCTATATATGGTTGTTACTATTGCAACCTCATACATGGGAAAAGCACGTAAAATGGAAAATGTAATCAAACATGTTTGATAAGAAAACTCACCAGTTACAAGAAGCAACCCAGAAGGAAGCTGCTTCAAAAACACTACCCTCTTTCCCTTAAATCTACCGGCAAGAAGAATCAACACTGTCCCAGGGGTAACGCTGGCCCTGAAACAATTCCAACACAAATCCACGCCATAagctacaaataaaaataatagtaaaacagaaaaatttaattacaaaatgatgaaaataaattgaaagcaataaaaactaaactaaattatttaaaaacacaaacaaatatatacatatgaaTGATTACTATAATGCACCTGAGCTTAGTGAGTCTGGGTTTGTGCTTGTTGAGAAGGGGCTTCTTGACATCATCAGCAGGGTAAAATTTGGGAGGTTTTAGAGCGGGAGATTGAGGTTTGGGAGTAGGGTCGTGACGAGGGAAAACGCCACCGTTTTTAGCCTTGATAGCCCAAATTCCCCTCTTATGATACATCTGCGATTTCGAGTATTTCCCAATGCCCCTTATCAGTTCGGGGTTTCTGCTAACCTTTCGCGTTTTCTGCGCCGGCGCCATTGCTGTTACCTCCGACCAACAAAACGTAAACCCTAATTTTGGCTCGTGTCGCATAAGAGATCAAATATCTATATTCTCTATAGAACTAACTATCTGACGGGCCTTCACTTGACCCAAACATCCATGCTTCAGGCCCGCGAATTGTTggcatattttttatttcatatttcaaaaaatatgatatgaaatatattttttatgtatttcaaaagtataatatttaattaaaagtaaaaagctttatatttatatatatatatatattttttttttttttcttcacgtactttaataactttgaaaattttaaattttgtctttaattaagtattataattttaaaataaaaatatatatataacaatatataaaggaattctcctttttgtgttcatatttcaaaataccaattttaccttttaaatataataatttattaaatttttaaaaattgaccattaCTTTTATAGGCTTCTTATAAAATCAGATatctttgtttcttctcttcttctttatttattaattgttatttttttgtctgttcttatatatttcactttatttttaataaatataattttaatttatatattaatttaataatattacaatattatcatctattgatataatattacgcatatttaaaaaatggataTACATAGGCGCGATAACGTTTATGTTTATGCTAGTTtcatattatacttttttaaatatattttaaattacataataaaaatatatacttccgaaaaaataatactattattaacTGTAATGAATTTCCCAtctaattattcaaatattagaGAACTCATGACATTCATTCTAACGTCTCTCTATTTCCCACATTAATCATTTGTgctaaataatagaaaataattgtaactgtagttgttattttttttttttacgtatgCTTATTGAGTCAaagtatctttttaattaaaatttttaacctatttcactcatttgaaatatttttatttttttacttacatTTAGAACTATGTTGTTGGTGTATGGAGTATTTACCTATTTTCTAATTAGTTAGTTATAGAGAGTATATAAACTTAGTACCTTAATATTCAATTTAGAATAAGAGAAAAATCACTATCTGAGAGGTAATAATTGGTATCACACTTGGATAAACATcagaaaaaagtaataaacTTTAACCATGGCGAATACGTATAGTAATTTCATACCAACTGCAATTTCAAAAGTGAATGAGCATTATCACTATTGGGTAAATGCTAATGCAAAATTTTCTAAGGTTAAAAAAGTATTTGAACCTTTTATATATAAGCATTCTCTAACATGTTCATGGGTTGTCATATATGGTAAGAAGAACAATTTGGAAgagttgaaatttaaaaataaagcaaataaaagacTATTGGTTTCAAATTACCAATTGAATTATACttgaaataattttgaaaaaggaAATGCTAAAATAGATTCGGAAttcattaaaacaaaattattaagacCCCCAAAAccgatttataaaataattataatgttaAATCTCACATTGattaaatataaagttaatttattGAGTACAAAGTTCAATTTATAAAtcgattttataaatttgtttagatttaaaatttacttattgtGAATCCAAAAatacacaaaacaaaattgcaaATATTGTTGTAGGTGGTGAAAAATGATGTTACTCATACcataattttcaaaagaaaaaaaatcaaaatgcatAAAAGATGTGATTCATTGATTCGTGTTGTAAAAGTCACATGACAGGTAGAAAATACAATTTTTCCTCTagtatttttccttctttttttggCAAAGTAAAAGTAGGAATTATGGATTAAAGCTAGGTATGAAAGGTATTGATAAACTTTTGTTGATGAAGTTATGTATCTATCTagtaatactttaaaaaaaaaaatagttgataaataattcatttagtACGAGTCAACTTGTTAAGAAAGAACTCAAGAACTCGATAATGGAATGAAGCAAAATAAACGTGAATTATTTCAAGCACAAGacctaattttaaaaatctttatatCTAGTATGATTACTATCATTGTAAATCTAGATTGTCCCCCAATTGCTTCATAGTCAATTCAATGCCACCGGCTCAAGTTTGGCAGTCATGTTCACTTTCGTTGATGATTTGAGTGAGAATGTTTGGATGTGTATCCTTAGTGAGAGGTTGAGCACTAGATGTATTTAAGAAATCAAAGCATTAATTGAAAAcaagttaattaaattttgtaatgagTTGGGTATTCAAAGATATCTCATTACATCATATATGTCAAAAGTATGACATAGTTGAGAggaaaaatcatatattataaacatGATTTGGAATACTTtaatagaaagagaaaaaaaatatcatatatactTGACTCCTTTCCATTAAGTGTAGAACAAAAACCTTTAGTGGTGTACCAAACAATTCTCAAACTAACAAACAAACGACTCGCCATTTTCCAACAAAAAGCCTAGGATGAAAAATCTCACCAGCTATAACCATAAATCAAATCACACAAACATTTCAAGAGTTGAGTTTTACAAAAACAACCACTCAATTCCAAAATATACTACATATCGATTGTTCAAAAATGGTCacaataaagatatttaatatcCATTTAAATTAtagcatttatttatttttggatgaACTCAAAGCATTCAACTAAACAGATTACCTAACCGCGGATATACTTACAAACACACTATCTTTGGTTTTCAAACCCTAACAGCAAGCTTCAAAACAGATTATGTACGTGGTATAAATGTTTCCAATATTCTTCATTTAACACGTTAAGACGAAAGCATCactgtataatatataatatataaaattcatacAATCAACACAATCTCTAGAAAGGGGCAAAACTGTAGCAAGAAATATTGGCCTCACAATTGGTTGCCTAACAAAATTTTAAGCTCTCTAGTAGAACCAGCATCAATAGAGAAAAGGCTATGAAATACAAGAATACCACACCCCTTTCCTCTAAAAGACTAGTTCATGAGGTTTCACACCAGCTTTTAAGGAAAACCTGGCACCCAGATAAGCATTCAAGTCCGGGACACTCTCTATGGCTTTTATCAATACAGAGTCCAAAGTTTTCTGGTCATCTTTCTTCTGCTGGGGCAACACACTCTTTTCCTGCGTTTGTGTAAAAAGTGTAGAGATCAATACACAGAAGCAATTGAGAAGAACATAGGAAGcaacaaaataagaaaactgATAGGCCCACCTCCTTCTCAGCCTCGAAAAACTCGCCCtctcccttcttcttctttttgctgGACTCCTTTGAAAAGTATTTGTCATCAAATTTGTCCACGTTAACAGCAGAAACATCTATTTTGGTTGATGTGGCAATAACATATGACTGGTTCACTCGTCTCAATGGAACTCCGTTGATCTTGAAAGGACCTAAACGGCAAGTCACAAACATAAGACAGACCAGAAATGGGTGGAGAACAGAGTACATTCCAAAGAGCCCGAGTCAAATGCTGTTCAAATTTCAGATCAACGGATACCAAAAGCAGCCAATGTCAAACTAAAAACTAAACCAATTTTCGTGAACTAAAGCAATCAATCTATAGATGGTTGTTACTATTGCAACCTCATACACGTGAAATGGAAAATGTAATCAAACATGTTTAATAAGAAAACTCACCGGTGACAAGAAGCAACCCGGAAGGAAGCTGCTTCAAAAACACTACCCTCTTTCCCTTAAATCTACCGGCAAGAAGAATCAACACTGTCCCAGGGGTAACGCTATCCCTGAAACAATTCCAACACCAATCCACGCCATAAGCtccacataaaaataaaagtaaaacagcgaaaattaattacaaaatgatgaaaataaattgaaatcaatAGACACTAagctaaattatttaaaaccacaaacaaatatatacatatgaaTGATTACAATAATGCACCTGAGCTTAGTGAGTCTGGGTTTGTGCTTGTTGGGAAGGGGCTTCTTGACATCATCGGCAGGGTAAAATTTGGGAGGTTTTAGAGCGGGAGATTGAGGTTTGGGAGTAGGGTCATGGCGAGGGAAAACGCCGCCGTTTTTAGCCTTGATTGCCCAAATCCCCCTCTTGTGGTACATCTGCGATCTCGAGTACTTCCCAATGCCCCTTATCAATTCAGGGTTTCTGCTAACCTTACGCGTTCTCTGCGTCGGCGCCATTGCTGTTACCTCCGACCAAcacaaaccctaattttggCTGGTGCCGCGGAAGAGATCAAATATCTATATTATCTGTATGACTATCTCGTGGGCCTTCCACTTAACCTCAACATGAAATCGTGACagtttctttctgcacctccgtatatttatttctttgttttcttaaatttgtattttaaattgtgctataaattttgtattttaaaatatataaaccgaaataaaatatttattttata contains:
- the LOC114176588 gene encoding 60S ribosomal protein L6-1-like, yielding MRHEPKLGFTFCWSEVTAMAPAQKTRKVSRNPELIRGIGKYSKSQMYHKRGIWAIKAKNGGVFPRHDPTPKPQSPALKPPKFYPADDVKKPLLNKHKPRLTKLRASVTPGTVLILLAGRFKGKRVVFLKQLPSGLLLVTGPFKINGVPLRRVNQSYVIATSTKVDVSAVNVDKFDDKYFSKESSKKKKKGEGEFFEAEKEEKSVLPQQKKDDQKTVDSALIKAIESVPNLNAYLGARFSLKDGVKPHELVF
- the LOC114176340 gene encoding 60S ribosomal protein L6-like, encoding MAPTQRTRKVSRNPELIRGIGKYSRSQMYHKRGIWAIKAKNGGVFPRHDPTPKPQSPALKPPKFYPADDVKKPLPNKHKPRLTKLRDSVTPGTVLILLAGRFKGKRVVFLKQLPSGLLLVTGPFKINGVPLRRVNQSYVIATSTKIDVSAVNVDKFDDKYFSKESSKKKKKGEGEFFEAEKEEKSVLPQQKKDDQKTLDSVLIKAIESVPDLNAYLGARFSLKAGVKPHELVF